In Sphingobacteriaceae bacterium, the following proteins share a genomic window:
- a CDS encoding S-adenosylmethionine tRNA ribosyltransferase, with protein sequence MPHPKDISIQDFTYNLPVEKIAAYPLEKRDESKLLVYKDKKIEEAVFKNIGSFLPENSLLVFNTTKVINARLEFVNLKGQGIEIFCLEPHNQELELTVAMSAQKSIRWNCLVGNLKKWKEESLFLHKNAITLKADLIERKDLNVLIEFSWEPSDLQFSEVLELFGQTPIPPYLKRESTVSDQERYQTVYAKTEGSVAAPTAGLHFTTEVLQTLEEKSIPTLSVTLHVGAGTFKPVKSASMQGHDMHAEWIDVSRDAIEVLLKSSPEKKIIAVGTTSSRTLESLYWMGLKAFHNKNISLHELEITQWEVYDLEDQMVSVSESLEALLLWMDKHKLTQLVCHTQILIAAPYELKIIKGIITNFHQPQSTLLLLIGAIVGDDWRRVYDYALEHNFRFLSYGDSSLLLK encoded by the coding sequence GTGCCGCATCCTAAAGATATTTCCATTCAGGATTTCACTTACAATTTACCTGTAGAGAAAATAGCAGCCTATCCCCTTGAAAAGAGGGATGAATCAAAGCTCTTGGTTTATAAGGATAAAAAAATTGAAGAAGCTGTTTTCAAAAATATCGGTTCGTTTTTACCTGAAAACTCTCTTCTTGTTTTTAATACCACCAAAGTCATTAATGCCCGCCTTGAGTTCGTCAATTTAAAAGGACAAGGCATAGAGATATTTTGTCTTGAACCTCATAATCAGGAATTAGAGCTAACGGTAGCCATGTCTGCGCAAAAATCCATAAGATGGAATTGTCTCGTAGGAAATCTGAAAAAATGGAAAGAGGAAAGCTTGTTTCTTCATAAAAACGCTATTACGCTAAAAGCCGATCTCATTGAGCGTAAGGACTTGAATGTACTCATAGAGTTTTCGTGGGAACCATCGGACCTTCAATTTTCAGAAGTGCTTGAGTTATTTGGACAGACGCCAATTCCTCCTTATTTAAAAAGAGAAAGCACCGTAAGCGACCAGGAGCGGTACCAGACTGTTTACGCTAAAACGGAAGGTTCGGTAGCAGCGCCGACCGCAGGACTGCACTTTACAACAGAAGTACTTCAGACACTGGAAGAAAAATCGATTCCAACTTTATCCGTTACGCTACATGTAGGAGCAGGCACTTTTAAGCCTGTAAAATCGGCAAGCATGCAGGGGCATGATATGCATGCAGAATGGATAGATGTATCGAGAGACGCAATTGAGGTATTATTAAAAAGCAGCCCCGAAAAAAAAATTATAGCTGTAGGTACAACTTCGTCGAGAACGCTCGAAAGTCTTTATTGGATGGGTTTAAAAGCTTTCCATAATAAAAATATAAGTTTACACGAGTTGGAAATTACTCAGTGGGAAGTTTATGATCTCGAAGATCAAATGGTAAGTGTTAGCGAGAGTCTTGAAGCCCTGCTTTTGTGGATGGACAAGCATAAGTTGACGCAACTCGTTTGTCACACGCAAATATTGATCGCAGCTCCATACGAACTAAAAATCATAAAAGGGATTATAACAAATTTTCATCAGCCGCAAAGCACGCTTCTACTGCTTATTGGTGCAATCGTTGGTGATGATTGGCGCCGTGTTTACGACTATGCATTAGAACATAATTTCCGGTTTTTGAGTTATGGAGACAGTTCGCTTTTGTTAAAATAA
- the kdsB gene encoding 3-deoxy-manno-octulosonate cytidylyltransferase, with amino-acid sequence MSILGIIPARYASTRFPGKPLAIIKGKSMLQRVYEQTMKSELLDEVIIATDDERIALHAKNFGAPVVITRADHPSGTDRCFEAYQNHGKLFKYVINIQGDEPFIHPDQISSLAEICTGSVEIATQMIKCSDHDVLFDKGEVKIVLNTNKEALYFSRNVIPAIKNKDEKEWHKHFDYYRHVGMYAYRVDILQKITNLKPSSLEIAESLEQLRWLEHGYKITCAETAFDSHCVDTPEDIEKVLRLMNIA; translated from the coding sequence ATGTCAATTTTAGGAATAATTCCCGCGCGTTACGCTTCTACCCGTTTTCCCGGCAAACCTTTGGCCATCATTAAAGGCAAGTCGATGCTTCAAAGGGTTTATGAGCAAACTATGAAATCTGAATTGCTGGATGAAGTGATTATAGCCACAGATGATGAGCGAATTGCGCTACATGCAAAAAATTTCGGAGCTCCTGTAGTTATTACCCGTGCAGACCATCCAAGTGGCACTGACCGTTGTTTTGAAGCCTACCAGAATCACGGAAAACTTTTTAAGTATGTCATAAACATTCAGGGCGATGAACCCTTTATTCATCCCGACCAGATCAGCTCCCTAGCTGAGATCTGTACCGGAAGTGTAGAAATTGCTACTCAAATGATCAAATGTTCAGATCATGATGTGCTTTTTGACAAAGGAGAAGTAAAGATTGTTCTGAATACAAACAAAGAAGCACTCTATTTTAGCAGGAACGTTATTCCGGCTATAAAAAATAAAGACGAAAAAGAATGGCATAAGCATTTTGACTATTACCGTCACGTTGGGATGTATGCTTACCGCGTTGATATCCTTCAAAAAATAACCAATTTAAAACCATCTTCACTGGAAATTGCAGAATCTCTGGAGCAGCTGAGGTGGCTCGAACATGGTTATAAAATTACCTGTGCGGAGACAGCTTTTGACAGTCATTGCGTAGATACTCCTGAAGATATTGAAAAGGTTCTCAGATTAATGAACATAGCATAA
- a CDS encoding glutamyl-tRNA amidotransferase: MNIEEKVNAEIKTAMLAKDSKRLESLRGIKSVVLLLKTSPEGLTEESATKAIQKEVKKRKESADIYKTQNRPDLEEEEMFQARVMEEYLPKQMEEAEIKAELVKLIASVGASGPGDMGKVMGAASKAFAGKADNKIVSALVKELLG; encoded by the coding sequence ATGAATATAGAAGAAAAAGTAAACGCAGAGATTAAAACAGCTATGCTGGCAAAAGATTCAAAACGTCTTGAAAGTTTACGCGGCATTAAGTCGGTTGTTCTTTTATTAAAAACTTCTCCGGAAGGTTTAACGGAAGAGTCAGCGACTAAAGCAATTCAAAAAGAAGTAAAAAAACGTAAAGAATCTGCAGATATTTATAAAACTCAAAATCGTCCTGATCTGGAAGAAGAGGAAATGTTCCAGGCGCGTGTGATGGAAGAATACTTACCCAAACAAATGGAAGAAGCTGAAATCAAAGCTGAGCTTGTAAAATTAATTGCTTCTGTAGGCGCTTCTGGACCTGGTGATATGGGAAAAGTGATGGGAGCTGCCTCAAAAGCTTTTGCGGGAAAAGCTGACAACAAAATTGTTTCAGCTCTTGTGAAAGAACTATTGGGATAA
- a CDS encoding aminopeptidase: MKKETIKNEYSLLKEMSEVHAPSGNEAGMKNFLMRYIKENWKNWKHKPKIIHGKGFQDNIILIFGKPRTAIFAHMDSIGFTVRYGKQLVKIGGPMLQNGFKLVGTDSQGTQEVELAIVEDKKAGHSRLEYKGKRDFERGTELVFKPDWREDKEYLQCCYMDNHLGMYNALKVAETLKNGAIVFSSWEEHGGGSVSYLQKYLQENYKIDQGLISDISWISDGVHYAKGPVISMRDSLIPRRSFINRIIKIADENNCAYQLEIEGSGGSDAKELQMAEYAWDWCFIGAAEENVHTPDEKVHKKDVEGMIELYKVLMKEL, from the coding sequence ATGAAAAAAGAAACTATTAAAAACGAGTACAGCTTATTGAAAGAAATGTCTGAAGTTCATGCCCCCAGCGGAAACGAAGCAGGCATGAAAAACTTTCTGATGCGCTATATTAAAGAGAATTGGAAAAACTGGAAGCACAAACCAAAGATAATTCATGGAAAAGGGTTCCAGGATAATATCATTTTAATTTTCGGAAAACCACGCACCGCTATTTTTGCGCACATGGACAGTATTGGCTTTACCGTGCGTTATGGAAAACAACTGGTAAAAATTGGAGGCCCCATGTTACAAAATGGTTTTAAATTGGTGGGCACCGACAGCCAGGGCACGCAAGAAGTGGAATTAGCCATTGTGGAGGATAAAAAAGCAGGACATTCAAGATTGGAATACAAAGGTAAGCGTGACTTTGAAAGAGGCACGGAGCTTGTATTTAAACCAGACTGGAGAGAAGATAAAGAGTATTTGCAATGTTGTTATATGGATAATCATTTGGGCATGTATAATGCACTAAAAGTTGCAGAAACATTAAAGAATGGTGCAATTGTATTTAGCAGCTGGGAAGAGCATGGAGGTGGAAGTGTGTCTTATCTGCAAAAATACCTGCAGGAAAATTATAAAATCGACCAAGGATTGATTTCCGATATTTCCTGGATCTCAGATGGGGTGCATTATGCAAAAGGACCGGTAATTAGCATGCGCGATAGTTTAATTCCAAGAAGGAGTTTTATAAATAGGATTATTAAAATTGCTGATGAAAATAACTGTGCCTATCAATTAGAAATCGAAGGCAGTGGCGGCAGCGATGCCAAAGAATTACAAATGGCGGAGTATGCCTGGGACTGGTGCTTTATTGGTGCAGCTGAAGAGAACGTTCACACCCCGGATGAAAAAGTCCATAAAAAAGATGTAGAGGGCATGATTGAACTTTACAAAGTTTTGATGAAGGAACTTTAA
- a CDS encoding glutamine synthetase type III, with translation MSTRRNSAMQEVVNRKPADITYPEKQVSQYFGANVFGIDAMREFLSEEGFTRVQEAMEKGVTLDRKIADQVAACMKAWAQSKGVTHFTHWFQPLTGTTAEKHDGFFEPIGGGRAVERFSGSQLVQQEPDASSFPNGGVRSTFEARGYTAWDPTSPAFIWGNTLCIPTIFVSYTGEALDFKTPLLKSLSALDKAATDVCQYFDKNVTKVIGTLGWEQEYFLIDAALYNIRYDLQQTGRTLFGHASAKGQQLEDHYWGSIPERVLAFMKDFEYESHLLGIPVRTRHNEVAPAQFECAPVFEEINIAVDHNQLLMDVMEKVAIRHNFRVLLHEKPYAGVNGSGKHNNWSLATNTGKNLLSPGKTPKTNLQFLTFFINTVKAVYEHADLMRACIASANNDHRLGANEAPPAIMSVFLGEQLNKVLDEIEKSVGDKKLSPEEKTALKLSIGKIPDILLDNTDRNRTSPFAFTGNKFEFRAVGSSANCAGPMTVLNTIVAQQLIDFKTDVDALMDKKMEKDDAIFQVLKRYIIESKKIRFEGNGYGDEWKAEAKKRGLSNIPTTPGALETFISKKTLHLFENLGILNHREQESRYEIYLETYTKKIQIESRIIADMVNNQIVPAAITYQKVLVDNINGLKNVLSAADFKVAADTQLEIAKEISQRVTTIVKAAEAMREARKSANTLDTAKKQAHAYCDKVKPYFETIRYEVDKLEFIVDDATWPLPKYREMLYLR, from the coding sequence ATGAGTACAAGAAGAAATTCAGCAATGCAGGAAGTGGTAAATCGCAAACCTGCCGACATTACTTATCCTGAGAAACAAGTAAGTCAGTATTTTGGAGCAAACGTATTTGGTATCGATGCCATGCGTGAATTTTTAAGCGAAGAAGGCTTTACCCGCGTTCAGGAAGCTATGGAAAAAGGCGTAACACTTGACCGTAAGATTGCGGACCAGGTGGCAGCCTGCATGAAAGCCTGGGCACAAAGCAAAGGTGTAACTCACTTTACGCACTGGTTTCAACCGTTAACCGGAACTACTGCTGAGAAACATGATGGTTTTTTTGAACCTATTGGCGGTGGTCGCGCGGTAGAACGTTTTAGCGGATCGCAGTTGGTGCAACAAGAGCCTGATGCCTCTTCTTTCCCGAATGGTGGCGTGCGTAGTACTTTCGAAGCCCGTGGTTACACTGCATGGGATCCTACATCTCCAGCGTTTATCTGGGGTAACACTTTATGTATTCCGACCATTTTCGTTTCTTACACGGGTGAGGCTTTAGATTTTAAAACGCCTTTATTAAAGTCTTTATCTGCTTTGGATAAAGCGGCTACAGATGTTTGTCAGTATTTTGATAAAAACGTCACAAAGGTTATCGGAACCTTAGGTTGGGAGCAAGAATACTTTTTAATTGACGCAGCTTTATATAATATCCGCTACGATCTTCAACAAACAGGACGTACTTTATTCGGACATGCTTCGGCAAAGGGACAACAGTTAGAAGATCATTACTGGGGTTCAATTCCTGAGCGTGTTTTGGCCTTCATGAAAGATTTTGAATACGAATCTCATTTATTAGGAATTCCGGTACGTACCCGTCACAACGAGGTAGCACCTGCTCAATTTGAGTGTGCTCCAGTATTTGAAGAGATCAATATCGCAGTGGATCACAATCAATTATTAATGGACGTTATGGAAAAAGTGGCAATCCGCCACAACTTCCGTGTATTGCTTCACGAGAAACCATACGCCGGAGTTAACGGAAGTGGTAAACACAATAACTGGAGTCTTGCTACAAATACGGGTAAAAATTTATTATCGCCGGGTAAAACTCCTAAAACGAATTTACAGTTCCTTACTTTCTTCATAAATACTGTAAAAGCAGTTTACGAACATGCTGATTTAATGCGTGCTTGTATCGCTTCAGCAAATAATGATCACCGTTTGGGCGCTAACGAAGCTCCTCCAGCTATTATGAGTGTTTTCTTAGGCGAACAATTAAATAAGGTACTGGATGAAATTGAAAAAAGTGTTGGCGATAAAAAATTAAGTCCGGAAGAAAAAACGGCGCTTAAATTAAGCATTGGTAAAATTCCTGATATTTTATTGGATAACACAGACCGTAACAGAACCTCTCCATTTGCTTTTACAGGAAATAAATTTGAATTCCGTGCTGTAGGGTCATCTGCGAATTGCGCGGGACCTATGACAGTTCTGAATACTATAGTTGCTCAACAACTTATTGATTTCAAAACGGATGTAGATGCTCTGATGGATAAGAAAATGGAGAAAGATGACGCTATCTTCCAGGTTTTAAAAAGGTACATCATCGAATCTAAAAAAATTCGTTTCGAAGGAAATGGTTATGGCGATGAGTGGAAAGCAGAAGCTAAAAAACGCGGCTTGTCTAATATTCCTACAACTCCGGGAGCACTTGAAACCTTTATCAGCAAAAAAACATTGCACCTTTTCGAAAATCTGGGAATTTTAAATCACCGCGAACAAGAATCGCGTTACGAAATTTATTTAGAGACTTACACGAAGAAGATACAGATCGAATCGCGTATCATTGCTGATATGGTAAACAATCAAATTGTACCTGCTGCAATTACCTACCAAAAAGTTTTGGTGGATAACATCAACGGTTTAAAAAATGTTTTAAGCGCTGCAGATTTTAAAGTTGCTGCTGATACGCAATTAGAAATTGCTAAAGAAATCAGCCAACGTGTTACTACTATCGTTAAAGCTGCGGAAGCAATGCGTGAAGCTCGTAAAAGCGCCAATACTTTAGATACGGCAAAAAAACAAGCGCATGCATATTGCGATAAAGTAAAACCTTATTTTGAAACCATTCGTTACGAAGTGGATAAATTGGAATTTATTGTAGATGATGCTACCTGGCCACTTCCAAAATACAGAGAAATGTTATACCTGCGCTAG
- a CDS encoding YigZ family protein, with amino-acid sequence MLFSDSYFTIVAPVEAITKERGSKFLAFAFPVKTEPEIKTCLATLRKEHPSANHHCYAWRLGADKAAYRSNDDGEPSNSAGKPILAQIQSHDLTNILIVVVRYFGGTLLGVSGLINAYKNAASEALALASVTEQFILFEYKIEFGFDALSAVMRLLKEYDAKMSSTTYDEKNTIIFQVKKMHSEKLESKFTELYTTKLEFVKLV; translated from the coding sequence ATGCTTTTTTCCGATTCCTACTTTACCATTGTTGCTCCGGTAGAAGCTATAACCAAAGAGCGGGGCTCAAAGTTCCTGGCTTTCGCCTTTCCGGTAAAAACCGAACCGGAAATAAAAACTTGTCTTGCTACATTAAGAAAAGAGCATCCTTCTGCAAATCATCATTGCTATGCCTGGCGCTTAGGAGCAGATAAAGCAGCGTATAGAAGTAATGACGATGGAGAGCCTTCGAACAGTGCCGGCAAACCTATATTGGCGCAAATTCAATCGCATGACCTCACGAATATTTTAATTGTGGTTGTGCGTTATTTTGGAGGCACGCTTTTGGGAGTCAGTGGTTTGATAAATGCATACAAGAATGCCGCCTCAGAAGCACTCGCTTTAGCTTCTGTTACAGAGCAATTTATTTTGTTCGAGTATAAAATAGAATTTGGATTTGATGCTCTAAGTGCGGTTATGCGCCTTTTGAAGGAGTACGATGCGAAAATGAGTTCGACAACTTACGATGAAAAAAACACCATCATTTTCCAGGTAAAAAAAATGCATTCAGAAAAATTAGAAAGTAAATTCACGGAATTATATACCACTAAATTAGAGTTTGTAAAACTTGTTTAG
- a CDS encoding TonB-dependent receptor, whose product MRSFLLCFSLLFSSFSIFSQTTGSVKGFVYDKANGEPVPFSNVFFRGTTIGANTDINGFFNINRIPPGEYTLLVVSLDFDTIAEVVNVKAGEIINKKLFVIKGGVKLQEVEINTTASEKIENTSVAVQKIDPIVINKLPSVGEPDIAQYLQVLPGVVFTGDQGGQLYIRGGLPVQNKVLLDGLIVYNPFHSIGLFSVFDADIMKNADVYSAGFGAEYGGRTSSIMDITTRDGNKKRASGKISASTFGAKAMIEGPFKKLKENGNTSASYILSAKHSYLPQTSKTLYSYANPNGLPFYYTDIYGKVSINSTGGSKVSAFGFNFKDKVTYADIASFDWQNTGAGINFLLVPQSSNLLIEGLFAFSKYQVNYTNPTLESDSKSSTISGVNTGFNFVKFIGKQELRFGFEGVITNTQYNVLNPYYAKITMLRSTTDIAGFIKYKYIDRKKRFVFEPSFRMQYYATLGIASPEPRGSLKVNFTKKIRFKAAGGLYSQTLISANSDRDIVNLFYGFINAPESQDISPSYLDKEGKTQSVNSAVQKATHVVAGFEFDLFKYFDLNVEVYQKNFNQVININRDKIFEDNTSNAARPDELKKNFVIEQGRARGFDFTLKYDRKRFYFWAVYSLTFNDRWVESNATSTPTVQNYAPNFDRRHNVNLVTSYNFGKKKQWELNGRWNFGTGFPFTPTQGYINQLNPSGNINYNFNTGNGNLNYIPGELNSARLPTYHRFDIGVKYKYKWTDKTTLEVSFGATNIYNRENIFYVDRFTFQRINQLPIMPNLNLSLTF is encoded by the coding sequence ATGAGATCGTTTTTACTTTGTTTCAGCCTGCTTTTTTCGTCCTTCAGCATTTTCTCCCAAACAACAGGTTCTGTTAAGGGCTTTGTTTATGATAAAGCAAATGGCGAGCCAGTTCCTTTCAGCAACGTGTTTTTCAGGGGAACAACCATAGGTGCCAATACAGATATCAATGGTTTCTTTAACATTAACCGCATTCCTCCCGGCGAATATACGTTGTTGGTAGTGAGCCTTGACTTTGATACGATCGCGGAAGTGGTTAACGTAAAGGCTGGCGAGATTATTAATAAAAAATTGTTTGTTATTAAAGGAGGGGTAAAATTGCAGGAGGTGGAGATTAATACCACTGCTTCAGAAAAAATTGAAAATACCTCGGTAGCGGTTCAGAAAATCGATCCTATTGTTATTAATAAGCTTCCCAGTGTTGGAGAACCGGACATTGCGCAGTATTTACAGGTGCTGCCAGGAGTTGTGTTTACGGGTGACCAGGGCGGACAACTCTATATACGCGGTGGTTTACCAGTACAAAATAAAGTTCTGCTCGACGGATTGATCGTGTACAATCCCTTCCACTCTATTGGTTTATTTTCTGTGTTCGACGCTGATATTATGAAAAACGCAGACGTTTACAGTGCGGGATTTGGGGCGGAGTATGGGGGAAGAACTTCCTCCATTATGGATATTACCACCCGTGATGGAAATAAAAAACGCGCCTCAGGAAAAATTTCAGCTTCTACTTTTGGCGCTAAAGCTATGATCGAAGGTCCTTTTAAAAAACTGAAGGAAAACGGAAACACCAGTGCTTCTTACATTTTATCTGCCAAACATTCTTATTTACCACAAACTTCTAAAACGCTCTACAGTTACGCCAATCCCAACGGTTTACCTTTTTATTATACGGATATATACGGCAAAGTATCCATCAATTCCACAGGTGGTAGCAAGGTAAGTGCTTTCGGTTTTAATTTCAAAGATAAAGTGACTTATGCGGACATAGCATCGTTCGACTGGCAGAACACCGGCGCAGGAATTAATTTTCTATTGGTGCCGCAATCGAGTAATTTATTGATTGAAGGTCTATTTGCATTTTCTAAATACCAGGTAAATTACACGAATCCCACTTTGGAAAGTGATTCTAAATCGAGCACTATTAGCGGCGTTAACACGGGTTTTAATTTTGTAAAATTTATTGGCAAGCAGGAACTTCGTTTTGGTTTTGAAGGGGTTATTACGAATACGCAATACAATGTTCTCAATCCTTATTATGCAAAGATTACCATGCTTCGGTCTACAACCGACATTGCAGGGTTCATAAAATACAAATACATCGACAGAAAAAAACGTTTTGTGTTTGAACCCAGTTTCCGTATGCAGTATTATGCAACATTAGGAATCGCTTCTCCAGAACCAAGAGGATCTCTGAAAGTAAACTTCACCAAAAAAATCCGTTTCAAGGCTGCAGGTGGTTTGTATAGTCAAACCCTTATTAGTGCGAACAGTGATAGAGATATCGTGAATTTGTTTTACGGCTTTATCAATGCTCCTGAGAGTCAGGATATTTCTCCGTCCTATCTTGATAAGGAGGGCAAAACACAAAGCGTAAATTCAGCTGTTCAAAAAGCAACACATGTGGTGGCTGGTTTTGAGTTTGATCTTTTCAAATACTTTGATCTGAATGTGGAAGTTTACCAGAAAAACTTTAACCAGGTTATTAATATAAACCGTGATAAAATTTTTGAAGATAATACCAGTAACGCGGCGCGTCCTGATGAATTAAAAAAGAATTTTGTTATTGAGCAAGGCCGTGCGCGTGGCTTTGACTTTACTTTAAAATACGACCGCAAACGTTTTTACTTCTGGGCTGTGTACTCTTTAACATTCAACGACAGATGGGTGGAAAGTAATGCTACATCCACTCCAACAGTACAAAACTATGCTCCAAATTTTGATCGTCGCCATAACGTTAACCTTGTAACCTCTTATAATTTTGGCAAGAAAAAACAGTGGGAACTTAATGGGCGTTGGAACTTCGGAACAGGCTTTCCGTTCACGCCTACACAAGGTTACATTAACCAGCTAAACCCTTCAGGAAACATTAACTATAATTTTAATACCGGTAATGGTAATCTGAATTACATTCCGGGAGAACTGAACAGTGCAAGGCTGCCAACGTATCACCGTTTTGACATAGGAGTGAAATATAAATACAAATGGACCGACAAAACTACACTGGAGGTGAGTTTTGGGGCCACCAATATTTATAACCGCGAAAACATATTTTATGTAGACCGCTTTACTTTTCAGCGCATAAATCAGTTGCCAATTATGCCAAATCTGAATCTTAGCCTGACATTTTAA
- a CDS encoding acetyl-CoA C-acyltransferase (catalyzes the thiolytic cleavage of beta-ketoadipyl-CoA to succinate and acetyl-CoA), translated as MNQAYIINGLRTAIGNFGGTLASVRADDMAAFVLKELAKKNPSLDLSQIGDVVMGCANQAGEDNRNVARMALLLAGYPMSVPGQTVNRLCASGLSASIDAARAIQVGDEDIMVASGVENMTRGPLVMSKASSPYGRDQQLYDSSFGWRFINPKMKEMYGVDAMGETAENVAEKYSINRADQDQFAFWSQQKAAKAVENKRFEKEIVGLEIPQKKGDSILFAKDEFSKPKTNLESLATLKPAFKKDGTVTAGNAAGLNDGAAALLLASEAGMKTNNLKPLARIVSSAVVGVEPRIMGIGPVEAANKALKRAGLTFKDIDLIELNEAFAAQSLACVRAWNLADNDERININGGAIALGHPLGMSGARILNSAAIDLQLHNKKYALVTMCIGLGLGYAVIIEKC; from the coding sequence ATGAATCAAGCATATATAATTAACGGACTCAGAACTGCTATTGGAAATTTTGGTGGTACCTTGGCAAGTGTTCGCGCAGACGACATGGCTGCGTTTGTATTAAAAGAACTGGCTAAAAAAAATCCTTCACTTGACCTTTCACAAATTGGCGATGTTGTAATGGGCTGCGCTAATCAGGCGGGAGAAGATAATCGCAATGTTGCGCGCATGGCCTTATTGCTTGCAGGGTATCCCATGTCGGTACCTGGTCAAACCGTTAACCGTTTATGCGCAAGTGGCTTAAGTGCCTCGATTGATGCTGCAAGAGCGATTCAGGTGGGCGACGAAGATATCATGGTAGCTTCGGGTGTTGAGAATATGACCCGCGGTCCACTCGTGATGAGCAAGGCTTCCAGCCCTTATGGACGCGACCAACAATTATACGACAGCAGTTTTGGATGGCGATTTATTAATCCCAAAATGAAGGAAATGTATGGGGTAGATGCTATGGGTGAAACTGCAGAAAATGTTGCAGAAAAATATTCCATCAACCGTGCAGACCAGGATCAATTTGCCTTTTGGAGTCAACAGAAAGCGGCAAAAGCGGTAGAAAATAAACGTTTTGAAAAAGAGATCGTGGGTCTTGAAATTCCTCAGAAAAAAGGGGATTCCATTCTTTTTGCCAAAGACGAATTTTCAAAACCAAAAACAAATCTTGAAAGTTTGGCTACCCTGAAACCTGCTTTTAAAAAAGACGGAACAGTCACTGCCGGAAATGCTGCCGGACTAAACGATGGCGCTGCGGCTCTATTATTAGCCAGCGAAGCCGGAATGAAAACTAATAATCTTAAACCACTTGCAAGAATTGTATCGAGTGCTGTAGTTGGAGTTGAGCCAAGAATTATGGGAATTGGCCCGGTAGAAGCCGCCAATAAAGCTTTGAAACGCGCTGGATTAACCTTCAAAGACATTGACCTTATAGAATTGAATGAAGCATTTGCAGCACAGAGTCTTGCCTGCGTGCGTGCCTGGAACCTTGCTGATAACGACGAGCGTATCAATATAAACGGGGGCGCAATAGCTTTAGGTCATCCTCTGGGAATGAGTGGCGCGCGTATCTTAAATTCTGCGGCTATTGATCTGCAACTTCACAACAAAAAATATGCACTTGTTACCATGTGTATTGGACTTGGCTTAGGCTACGCTGTTATTATTGAAAAGTGCTAA
- a CDS encoding ATP:cob(I)alamin adenosyltransferase, with product MAFKIYTKTGDKGQTSLIGGTRLPKHHIRIEAYGTVDELNSHIGLLRDVTDDISTKELLTQIQDRLFTIGSQLAADPLKNKMQLPIVHEEDIVALEKAIDGIDKVVPEMKSFVLPGGHIYVSYCHIARCVCRRAERAVLRLAENEQVDEIHGKYLNRLSDYLFMLSRWYTLELKAEEIPWKPKL from the coding sequence ATGGCATTTAAAATATATACAAAAACAGGCGATAAAGGTCAGACGTCCTTAATTGGCGGGACGCGCCTGCCTAAACATCATATACGAATTGAAGCATACGGTACCGTAGATGAGCTCAATTCGCACATTGGATTACTGAGAGATGTTACGGACGATATTTCTACAAAAGAGCTTCTGACTCAGATACAAGACCGGCTCTTTACTATCGGTTCTCAACTTGCCGCAGATCCTCTGAAAAATAAAATGCAATTACCTATAGTACACGAAGAGGATATTGTTGCCCTTGAAAAAGCCATTGATGGCATAGACAAAGTAGTACCCGAAATGAAATCTTTTGTTTTACCGGGAGGACATATTTACGTTTCGTATTGTCATATAGCGCGTTGTGTGTGCCGTAGGGCAGAAAGAGCTGTTTTAAGACTAGCGGAAAACGAACAGGTAGACGAAATTCATGGCAAATACCTTAACCGCCTTTCTGACTATTTGTTTATGCTTTCGCGTTGGTATACACTGGAGTTAAAAGCGGAAGAGATTCCATGGAAGCCAAAACTGTAG